A stretch of DNA from Mesorhizobium onobrychidis:
TGCCAACACTGTCGGCGACGCCAATCTGCCGGTGGCACCGCGCCGCTATCTTTCGGCCGGCACGGCCGAGACCGTGCTGAACACAGCATTGATCGTTCTCGCATTGCTGTTCGTCGCCGGGCCGATGGCTGCCATGGTGATGTCAGGCCTTGGCGCCGATCTCGGCCGGCTGGCGGGCGAGATCGCGGTGCGGCAGGCGACGCTGACCAGCGCCGTGCTCGCCCTGCTGGCGGCGCTGCTTTCAGTGGCGCTGTCGCTGTCGCTCGTCATGGCACGACGGGCGCTGGCCTTGAGGCGTCGCGTCGGCGCCAGGACGCTGCTCGAATACGCCACCGATACCGGCGCCGGCTTCGTCCTCGTCGTGCCGCCCATCGTCATCGGCGCCGGCTGGTTCCTGCTCCTGCGGACCGTCAGCGACGTCTTTGCCATCGCCCCTGTGATGGTCGTCGTCGTCAATGCGGTGATGGCGATGCCGTTTGCCATCCGCGCCATTCGCCCCGGCTATGATGCGGCGAGCGAACGCCACGAACGGCTCTGTTTGCTGCTTGGCATTTCGGGCTGGAACCGGTTCCGGCTAGTCGACTGGCCGTCGCTGCGGCGGCCGCTCGCCACCGGTTTCGCGTTCGCCATGGCTTTGTCGCTCGGCGATCTCGGCGTCATTGCCCTGTTCGGCAGCGACTCCCTGCAGACACTGCCTTACCTCTTGCTGGCGCGCATGGGCAGCTACCGCACGATGGACGCCGCAGGCCTGGCGTTGCTGCTCGGCCTGGTTTGTCTTGCGCTTGTCCTGGCCGCTGACTGGCTGGGGCGCGGGGAAAAATCATGATGCTCAACAGCGCGGAAAGCGGTACGGCTGTGCGGCTGGAAAAGGTCTCGTTCAGCTATGGCGAAGCGCCGTTTTTATTCGATATCGAGTTCGCCGCCTCGAAGATCACCGCCATCATGGGGCCGAGCGGTTCGGGAAAATCGACACTGCTCAATCTGGTGGCCGGCTTCGAGACGCCGCAATCGGGCCGCGTGCTGATCGGCGGCGCCGATGTCGGCGCCAAACCGCCGTCGGCGCGGCCAGTGTCGATGGTGTTCCAGGAAAACAATCTCTTTGCCCATCTTTCGGTCGAACGAAATGTCGGCCTTGGCCGCTCGCCGTCGCTCAGGCTGACCGAGGGCGACCACACTGCAATCGCCGCGGCGCTCAAGCGCGTCGGCCTTGCCGGCAAGCAACAGCGCCTGCCGCACGAACTCTCCGGTGGCGAGCGGCAGCGCGTCGCACTCGCCCGCGTCCTGGTGCGCGACCGGCCGGTGCTCTTGCTCGACGAACCGTTCGCCTCACTCGGACCGGCCTTGCGCGACGACATGCTCGGTCTGGTAGCCGGCGTCCATGCGGAGCGGCGCATGACGGTGCTGTTCGTTACGCATCAGCCGGAGGACGCCCACCGTATCGGCCAGGATATGGTGTTCCTGGACAATGGCACGGTTGCCGCAACCGGGACTGTCGCCGATTTTTTTACCAAGGCTGGACCGGAAGCCTTCCGGCGCTATATCGGTGCAGGTCCGTTTGGCGCGGGATCACGAGATGTTGCCCGGAAGCGGACATAATTTACGGCCAAAACCGGCTTCAGGCGATGTGGTGCTTGCTTGCCATGGTCAAAGTAGTGTGGCTAGGTCCTCAGATATTGGTCCGGCATAGGTTGTGATTTGCCACTACGGTGCCATGCGTGCTCGTGGGCGCGAAGGACGCTGTGGCAGTTGATTGTGCGCATGATCCTTTCTGAAAATCGATGCCCGATTTTCGGGGCCATGTGCTGAGACCCGAAAGGAAGCTGTTCTGCCGACCGGCACCGACAGAGTGAGAAGGAAACCGCTGGCGCGCTTCCTCGCGCTGGCCGGCTTTGCCATGGCGCTGGCAAGCTGCCAGATGTTCACGCCTCCGGACGTCCAGGAATCCGGATTCCAACCTTCCAGCAAACCGATCACGGTCGACAATGTCGCCGCCAACAGCAAGCTCGCCGAAATGGCGAAGGCGCAGCACCCGCGGATCCTGGCCACCTATGGCGGCGAATATTCCGATCCCAAGCTCGAGCGCATGGTCGCCAAGGTCGTCGGCAGCCTGACCGTGGTGTCGGCCAACCCGAGCCAGACCTACCGCATCACCATTCTCAATTCGCCCAACGTCAATGCTTTCGCGCTGCCGGGCGGCTATCTCTACATCACGCGCGGCCTGTTGGCACTGGCCAACGATTCGGCCGAGCTCGCCGCGGTCATCGCGCATGAGATGGGCCACGTCACTGCAAACCACGGCCTGCAGCGCCAGCAGCTCGAGGCTGAGGAAGGGTTTGCAACCAAGGTCGTCTCCGATGTGCTCGGCGACAGCCCAACCGCCAAGGCGGCACTGATCCGCGGCAGGCTGCGGCTTGCCCAGTTCTCGCGCAATCAGGAGCTTGAGGCCGATGGCATCGGCATCAAGTCGATCGGCGAGGCGGGCTTCGATCCCTTTGCCGCCGGCCGCTTCCTGCAGTCGATGTCGGCCTACACCGATTTCCGCTCGATCAGCGGCGCCACCGACGCCAGCCTCGACTTCCTGGCGACGCATCCCAACACGCCGCAACGCATCGACCTGGCGCAGCGTCATGCCCGTCAGTTCGGCGCGCCCGGCGTCGGCACGCGCGACCGCGACGCCTTCCTCGCCGGCATAGACGGCCTGCTCTACGGCGACACGCCGGAGGAGGGCTATGTGCGTGGCGAAACCTTCCTGCATCCAGGGCTCGGTGTGTCGTTTTCGGTGCCCGACGGCTTCATCATCGACAACTCGGCCGCGGCGGTGACGGCAACCGGGCCAGGCGACATAGCGGTTCGCTTCGACGGCGTTTCGATCGACAAGAGCCGCTCGCTGACAGACTACATCCGCAGCGGCTGGGTGGCCGGTCTCGACGAAAGCAGCGTGCGCCAGGAAACGATCAATGGCAACGAGGCGGCGACGGCGCATGCCAGCGCCGAGGGCTGGCAGTTCGACATCGCGGTGATCCGCGCCGGTGGCCAGGTCTACCGGCTGTTGACGGCTGCCCCTTCCGCCAGCGCCTCGCTGGGTGCCGTGGCGCGCTCGGTCAGCGGCTCCTTCCGTATCTTGAGCGCGGCCGAGAAAGCGGCGCTGAAGCCGCTGCATATCCGCGTTGTCACGGTGCGGCCCGGACAGACCATGGGTTCGCTGGCCGCGCAGATGGTCGGCGTCGACCGCAAGCTCGACCTGTTCAGGGTGCTCAATGCGATGTCGCCCGGCGCAGCCGTTTCGGCCGGCGACAAGGTCAAGATCATCACCGACAAATAAGAGTCAGGCGGCGGTCGCCAGAAACTCGGGGTTTTGCTTCACCAGCGCCACCTTGAGCTTTTCCATGGCGCGTGCCTCGATCTGGCGGACGCGTTCCTTGGAGATGCCGAGCGCCTCACCGAGGGCTTCGAGCGTCGCGCCCTCGTCGCTCAGCCGGCGCTCCTCGATGATCCTGAGCTCGCGGGCATTGAGCGCGCCAAGCGCCGTTTTCAGCCAGACAGAGCGGCGTTCGACATCGATCGTGTCGCCCACGACCTCGTCCGGCAAAGGATCGTCCGAAACCAGGAAATCCATTCGCTCGGTGGCGCCCGCATCGTCGGCGAGCGGCTGGTTGAGCGAACTATCCGGTGCCGAAAGGCGGGAGTCCATCATCGCCACGTCAGCCTCGGAGACGCCGAGCGCGACAGACACCTCGCGGTAGAGCGAGGTATTCGAGATCGGCTCGGCACCGTTCGCCAAGCGGGCGCGCAGGCGCCGCAAATTGAAGAACAACGCCTTTTGCGCCGAACTGGTGCCGCCACGCACGATCGACCAGTTGCGCAGGATATAGTCCTGCATCGAGGCGCGAATCCACCATGTCGCGTAGGTCGAAAACCGCACCTCGCGTTCCGGTTCGAAACGGGCCGCCGCCTCCAACAGGCCGACATGGCCTTCCTGGACCAGATCGCCGAGCGGCAGACCGTAGTGGCGGAATTTCGAGGCCATTGAAATGACCAGACGCATATGTGCCATGGCGATTTGGTGCAGCGCCTGCTGGTCGTTGTCTTCCTTCCAGCGCAGCGCGAGAAGATGCTCTTCGTCGCGCTCGAGATAGGGGGCTTTCATCGCCGCGCGGACCATGGTTCGCCCTGCCGTATCTTCCATCATGCCACGCTCCCTGTTCCGGGCGTTGTGGTGCGATCGCTCGAACCCTGAGCTGGCATCGTGGTTGAATTGGCGACGCCGCGCCCTACAACAGCCAAGAACGTGCCACGCGGGTGATTGGTTCCGCCGCTGATGTCGCGTGGATTGCACTGCCGAAAGCTCGTTGCGGCGGTCGTTACGTGGTCGGTTGACGTGACTCGATGTGGTTTTGAGAATCGGATTTCGAAAGCGTCTCATTTTGAAATCTGGTTCCTTATTTCGCCAGCCTGCATCTGTCAGTTTCCGGCGCTCACAAATGCGCCGGACGCCGGCCAATGACGGGATCACAGAAAAATGAAATGGCTCAAATCGCTTATCGTCGCCGCAACACTGCAGGTACTGGCCGTCACATCAGGCCATGCCGGCGCCAATCTCGATCAGATCAAGCAGGCCGGTGTCTTCAAGGTCGGCACGGAAGGTACCTATGCCCCCTTCACCTATCATGATGCCTCGGGCGCGTTGGTCGGCTTCGATGTCGAGATCGCCAAGGCGATCGCCGAGCGCCTCGGCGTCAAGGCCGAATTCCTCGAAGGCAAATGGGATGGGCTGATCGCCGGCCTCGACGCCGAGCGTTATGACGCCGTCATAAATCAGGTCGGAATCACCGAGGAGCGCAAGGCCAAGTATGATTTCTCCGATTCCTATATCGCTTCCAAGGCGGTGCTGATCGTGCGGGGCGACAATACCGAAATCAAGAGCTTTGCCGACCTCAAGGGCAAGAAGGCAGCGCAGTCGCTGACCTCGAATTTCGGCAAGCTCGCCGAAGCGAACGGCGCCGAGCTCGTCGGCACCGATGGTTTCGACCAGTCGATCCAGCTGCTTCTTACCGGCCGCGCCGACGCCACCATCAACGACAGCCTGTCCTTCCTCGATTTCAAGAAGCACAAGCCCGACGCCAATGTGAAGATCGCCGCGCAGGAAGAAAACGCCGACTATTCCGGCGTCCTCGTGCGCAAGGGCGATCCGGAACTGGTCGCCGCCATCAATCAGGCGCTGGCCGATATCAAGGCCGACGGCACCTACCAGAAGATCGCCGACACTTATTTCGGCCAGGACGTTTCGAAGTAAGCGCATTTCACGGAGCGAGCCGTTTGTCGGCCCGCACGGCAAGTATCGCGGCGAGCTGTCTTTGACGGCCGCCGCTTCTCGCGTGATATGACGACCGTATGATCGCGCCTCGATGCTGCCGGGGCGGTTTTGGGCGGCAATCTCGCAAGGAGGGTTTTCGTGCCGCACTGGCTGCAACTGATGCTGGATTCGTTGCCCACGCTGCTATGGGCCGCGCTGATCTTCACCGTGCCGCTAACGCTGCTGTCGTTCGCATTCGGTCTCTTTGTAGGACTGGTTGCAGCGCTCGTCCGGCTGTTCGGCCCGAAGCCGCTGGTCGCCGTGGTCCGCTTCTACGTCTGGATCTTCCGTGGCACGCCGCTTCTGGTACAGCTCTTCCTGATCTTCTACGGCCTGCCTTCGGTCGGCATCCTGCTCGACGCTTTTTCAGCTGCGTTGATCGGCTTCACGCTCAACATCGGCGCCTATACGTCGGAGATCATCCGC
This window harbors:
- a CDS encoding M48 family metalloprotease — protein: MALASCQMFTPPDVQESGFQPSSKPITVDNVAANSKLAEMAKAQHPRILATYGGEYSDPKLERMVAKVVGSLTVVSANPSQTYRITILNSPNVNAFALPGGYLYITRGLLALANDSAELAAVIAHEMGHVTANHGLQRQQLEAEEGFATKVVSDVLGDSPTAKAALIRGRLRLAQFSRNQELEADGIGIKSIGEAGFDPFAAGRFLQSMSAYTDFRSISGATDASLDFLATHPNTPQRIDLAQRHARQFGAPGVGTRDRDAFLAGIDGLLYGDTPEEGYVRGETFLHPGLGVSFSVPDGFIIDNSAAAVTATGPGDIAVRFDGVSIDKSRSLTDYIRSGWVAGLDESSVRQETINGNEAATAHASAEGWQFDIAVIRAGGQVYRLLTAAPSASASLGAVARSVSGSFRILSAAEKAALKPLHIRVVTVRPGQTMGSLAAQMVGVDRKLDLFRVLNAMSPGAAVSAGDKVKIITDK
- a CDS encoding amino acid ABC transporter substrate-binding protein, yielding MKWLKSLIVAATLQVLAVTSGHAGANLDQIKQAGVFKVGTEGTYAPFTYHDASGALVGFDVEIAKAIAERLGVKAEFLEGKWDGLIAGLDAERYDAVINQVGITEERKAKYDFSDSYIASKAVLIVRGDNTEIKSFADLKGKKAAQSLTSNFGKLAEANGAELVGTDGFDQSIQLLLTGRADATINDSLSFLDFKKHKPDANVKIAAQEENADYSGVLVRKGDPELVAAINQALADIKADGTYQKIADTYFGQDVSK
- the thiP gene encoding thiamine/thiamine pyrophosphate ABC transporter permease — protein: MHTGYPADPRVTAGTIALAAVALLIGGAFAGLIVEGARDPSGAMSAFDSYLFRVARFTLWQALLSTLLSVVPALFVARALSRHPRFFGRGLILQLFAVPLALPAIVAALGILALYGRAGYFAGVLTAIGGQGWPGIYGLSGILIAHVFLNLPLATRLLLEALTTVPADQWRLASQLGMGARPAFRLIEWPTLRAALPGVAGLVFMLCITSFTIVLTLGGGPRATTLEVAIYQALRFDFDPARAVTLTLLQIALTFVVVLALMRLGANTVGDANLPVAPRRYLSAGTAETVLNTALIVLALLFVAGPMAAMVMSGLGADLGRLAGEIAVRQATLTSAVLALLAALLSVALSLSLVMARRALALRRRVGARTLLEYATDTGAGFVLVVPPIVIGAGWFLLLRTVSDVFAIAPVMVVVVNAVMAMPFAIRAIRPGYDAASERHERLCLLLGISGWNRFRLVDWPSLRRPLATGFAFAMALSLGDLGVIALFGSDSLQTLPYLLLARMGSYRTMDAAGLALLLGLVCLALVLAADWLGRGEKS
- the thiQ gene encoding thiamine ABC transporter ATP-binding protein, coding for MLNSAESGTAVRLEKVSFSYGEAPFLFDIEFAASKITAIMGPSGSGKSTLLNLVAGFETPQSGRVLIGGADVGAKPPSARPVSMVFQENNLFAHLSVERNVGLGRSPSLRLTEGDHTAIAAALKRVGLAGKQQRLPHELSGGERQRVALARVLVRDRPVLLLDEPFASLGPALRDDMLGLVAGVHAERRMTVLFVTHQPEDAHRIGQDMVFLDNGTVAATGTVADFFTKAGPEAFRRYIGAGPFGAGSRDVARKRT
- a CDS encoding RNA polymerase factor sigma-32, producing MMEDTAGRTMVRAAMKAPYLERDEEHLLALRWKEDNDQQALHQIAMAHMRLVISMASKFRHYGLPLGDLVQEGHVGLLEAAARFEPEREVRFSTYATWWIRASMQDYILRNWSIVRGGTSSAQKALFFNLRRLRARLANGAEPISNTSLYREVSVALGVSEADVAMMDSRLSAPDSSLNQPLADDAGATERMDFLVSDDPLPDEVVGDTIDVERRSVWLKTALGALNARELRIIEERRLSDEGATLEALGEALGISKERVRQIEARAMEKLKVALVKQNPEFLATAA